Below is a window of Camelina sativa cultivar DH55 chromosome 11, Cs, whole genome shotgun sequence DNA.
tttttttgatgataaataaatagatgAATTCAGATATGAAATAATAcacataaatttaaatgaatGATTAATGATTTTAGTTATTGCATTTGGACAACCTATTATGAGACTATCCAAATGACGTTTTATGAAAaagagtattttatttttttgtgattcttgcTATTACTATTATatacaaatctatataaaaGGTAAGAAtgtttttccatttcttttttatttttttataaccaaggaaaatataaaaaaaattatttaatattaaatagtaCTGGTTTAATTTTACTCTTACGTAGTGAGTGAAGACAATATACACTACTAAAAAGATTCCAATTAAGAAtgcttatttaatatatattaatattaataatcaaGTATATACTGAAAAGATTCCAATTAGTTTGGTCgttgttaattaattacaaaaatgaaacGACAAAACGGCAAAGTTTAAGAAATGGCATACAATTATCGCTTAGTTATCCTCTTCCAGTGGAGGCTAACTCGGTTTCTCTATCTATAAAATCATTGgtattcaataaaaaaagaaggttaGGTTGATGGTTTATATGAGATTGAATGAATCTGtatgatattaatttttgaaattggtATCAACATGGGCTTTTATAGTGCATCAAAATaaatgttacaaaaatttctGGAATGGTTTAGTACTCAGTATAGTAATACGCATGATCACAGCCGGCGCTGAACTTTTGTGGGTGGGAAGGTCAAATAGACCTTATTTTTATaactactttaaaaaaaattgattaacaAAGAATAAGAGGGGCTGGGATTCAAACCTGGAAGAAGGCATTAAAAACCAACTACTTTTACCAACAAACCAAGAGAACTTCTCAGAAAAAGGTCGATTAATAATTACTAGTGGAACATCTAATTTGAAATGACATTATGATGAATGCTCTCTAAATGTGGATGTAGAAGAAAGAGGGTGAagtttgatgataaaattgCTAGGGAGAAGTTTAGTAGAGTGATTATACGAAATAATCTTCCTTTTCTTGTGGTTGAATATGAGGAGCTTAGAGATTATCATAGTTTTTTAAACCTAGATTATAAGTGTTATACTAGAAACACGGCTGCAGCTGATGTTGTCAAAACttgggaaaaataaaaactgagaTGAAGATCTGAGCTGGAAAAAATACCTAGTAGGATATGTCTGACTCCTGATTGTTGGACTACTGTTTATGGAGATGGATATATAGTTGTGACTGCACACTATATTAATCCAAAATGGATATTGCGTAGCAAAATTCTGTCGTTTTATgatatacttcttcttcacactGGTGATGCTTTAGCTAGTAAGATTCATAAATGCTTAAAAGAGTGGGGGATAAAGAAAAATGTGTTTAGTTTGACTCTGGATAATGCTACAGCTAATGGAACATTGTAAGACATATTAAAGGATAGACTTAATTTAGATAATGATTTGCTATGTAAAGGAGAATTTTTTCATGTGAGATGTTGTGCACACGTCTTAAATCTTATTGTCCAAGAtggtttatttgttattattggtGCATTGACTATAAGATTAGAGAAAGTATAAAGTATTTAAAAGGCTCAAAGTCTAGACGTATAGCATTTGGAGAATGCGTAAAGCATGATGGTGAAGTTCTTTTGTCTTTGGATGTTCGACATCGATGGAATTCAACTTACATAATGCTAGAGAAAGTTTTAAAGTATGAGCGTGCTTTAAATAGGTTTAAAATGTTTGACAAACACTACAAACATTGTCCCTCTATTCAAGATTGGAAGAGAGCAAAAGCCATGGATATTCTTAGCATTCCGATAACCACTGTAACTGTTGAGTCTTCCTTCAGTATTGGAGCTCATTTGATTAAGAAATACAGAAGCCGTCTTCTTCCAAGTAACGTGCAAGCTTTGTTATGCACCCGTTTTTGGATACATGATTACAAGGTGGATGGAGAAGGTAAACAATACTATACTTTATCAATTTGCTTTACTTGGATTAGTTTATATTACTGATATATTCTCTTACAATTTGTAGATGACAATGGCAAGATAATTAGTATTTGATCAGATCCAAATTTTGTGGGAGAACATTCTGTTGATACTTCCTTCCCTACAAGACCATAGATTTGAAACCACCACCATTCAGAGGTTCTCTagtctttcttttgtttgagtttAGAATGTTGTTGTCTTGTCTTTCTCTTGTCATTTTGTTGACTTAGaatgtttgagttttgtttcaTGTGTAGAGCTTGATTTCAGATGGAGATGGTGAGAAAACATTGAGGGAAACAATGGTGTCAAAGACATCTTAGAAGAAGATTTTAGAAGACAACTTAAGACAATGATGTTATTTTTTggattattactttttaaattttttggttttcaaaatctaaatagagacatatatcatgtttatCAATAACagtttatgtataaaattatacaagctttgatgatttttgtaaaattatatatagtctGATGATGATACAAAGTGGATCAACTCATTTAACCAATTAACCATTAAGCTAAATGGGTTGTGGTTTGATCCAAACCATTTGCTAAATGAGTTGGGTTGAATCATTATCCATTAAATACTAAAACTCAATTATTATGAGTTGATTTAGTTTGGTTTAACCAATTTGACACCCCTAACAAAACTAATTGCAACAAAATTAGGAACTTCAAAGTAAAATGTAATGAGCCAAACTCCAACCGGAAAACACAAGTATGAAGCTTTCTTCTTTATCGGAACTATCCAGCGAGTTCTTGAGATGGGTTTACATCTTATCGTAAGACTCTCGCTGGGAGGGTTTGTTATAATGCCATCTGAGCTCATTTCCCTTGTTATTTGGGGCAGAGTGAGAGGAGTGATCTATGTATCAATTCTTACAAAACTCATGTTATTaaatatagttttctttttgttatctaattttccaaaattattactgtcactattattattatatagttacCTTAACTTTATATTGCGTTTTTAATATGaatgtatattaatttttgtattttttctgcCAACTAGAATTTCAAAGCGCTGATCTTTATCCAAAATCCTAACGACTTCAGAAAACACACTCAACGTGTCGTCCATGGCTTTCCTCTCTCTGCcacctcctctgtttctttcccTATCAATTTTCCTCTCTTCACTATCATACTCTTCCTCAGTCTCTACAATTTCTTCTTTGACTCTGCTGGCTCTTACTCTTGctcaaaaaaaaaggtaagctCTTAATTTCTTTCATTATGGGATTCTGTCACAGTTTAGATGCCGcttcaataaaaattataatcatctTGGTTCATTATGggatatttttttccttttttttttttagttgaagaGAAATGGATCTTGGAGGTTTGGTATCTGGATTGGTCTCATCTTCAGTTTATCTTATGACCAGACCTATCTTTCTCTGCATACACGCATGTGTGTTTTGTCTTAGAACAGCTCTTGTTACAACCTTTGTCTCTACTGATATGGTGACTTCCGCAATCTGGTTCAACTTAAGTATGTTGTGGAGAGCTGTGTGGGGCACAATCTGGGGATCTATTCTCCTCTTTACGTTCCCGATTCGCTTCTTCGCTTCTATACCAAGGGAAAGACTGGTTCGTTTCAGTTTCCAAAcctttttcttaaatctttgattgatttagaaaaaaaaaaatggttattcACTTTGATTGAACGTAACATGCAAGATTTGGTAATGATCCTAGACATCTATATATGCGAAATTCGATTATATTAGCAATCTTTTGATTGATGATCCTTAAGATTAGGCAAACTTTGATCGTCTCACTACTAATCTTTGAttgattgttaattaaaaaaattcacatttGAATGAATCCGCTTCGAGAGTCATGCGAATTTCGATAAGAAAATTGAGGGTTTTGAGTTGTTTTTTTACGGTAGCTTTTTGAGAAGTCCATAAGGATTGCGTACATTCCAATATTGAGCAAGATGTTTTGTATTACTGAAAAATTATGATCCTTTGTATTTACAGCTTGAACAGAGTCTTTATGAGTTGCGGTATGAGCTAGAGAGTCTTGAATGGAATAGAAAAGAAATAGAGGAGACTCTCCGAGAAGCAATAAAAGAATATCGAATCATGGAACGCGACTTAGATGAACTAGAAGATGAACATGATGAAGCCATTTCAAAAATAGAGAAGCTAGAGGCCGAGGTACAAAAACTGCTTTAAATCAACTTGTTGCATAaccaatatatacatatgttctAAACATTTGGGTTGTGACAGCTGCAAGAACTAAAGGAAGAAAATCTTCAACTTAAGGAAGGTACTGGAAAAGACTATCATTGGAGCAAGAAAGGTAAAGTTAAACCCAAGGAAGAACCAAGTGAAATCCGTAATATACCGAAACCAAAGAATATCCCTTATGATTTAAAGGGAAAAGCCGAGTTTACATCAGTTAAATCACCTCTTTACCCATTTGCAAAATCGACAATTCCAAAAGACGAAGAATTAACACCAAGAGTCCTTGGTTTAGAGAGGAACATTGCGGTTTCGAGAAGCATATTCAGCGCGATGCTCGCAGTCGTGGTGGGTATAGTAATGTATAAAGCCAAAGAACAAGAACTGTGTACTCCACTCATAGGTGCACTTTTCACCGTGGTTGGTATCTCTTTGATAAGTGTGGTTCAATTTTTCTCTACGGTTACGGATAAACCGGCTTTAGATGCAGTTGCTCTTATGAGTCTCAATTGGTTTATCGTCGGTACTCTTACTTACCCCACTCTACCAAGAGTTGCGCGAATTGTGGTCCCACGAGTCTTTAGCACCGCTGGCTCTGTCTACACTTTGCTCCGTGGTGGCTCAGTCCCCACGCCACCTGAGCTTGTGAACTATGTTGGTTAAGCAAAATCTTTGTAATACttcattttcctttctttcgtcaataatgtaaataataaaatattattagtcATTTACCGGCCAAAGCGGACTGCACCGGAATAGGTTTAGGATTAGCGACCATACCGGGGGCACGGGACATGTATTCTTGAAttttttcatactttttatcCGATTTAACCTTAATgggtaatagaaaaaaattactcgCACTCGATCTTTAAATAACGGATATTCGAAAAAACAGATATACGAATATCCgttaaaaaatagttaatttttgaaatatttgattttttacttttatctaGAAAAATGAATATTGGATAAAAACTTTTTGTcaataatcgcaataataattttatattctgagatttgaaaaagaaaaaatttgtatacaACATATAgttctaaaaattataaaattacaaactttaaaataaaagtaatatataattcaattgGACATGGTATATATCATTTCAGTTaggctaagttgaacttaggctttaactttaactctataatatatttataaattactaataataataataatacaaaatattaaagagtATTAACGGGtcggataacaaaacaaataaagggACGAGTAACAAGAGgatattgaaaactaaactaatactcTATACTCGTCCTTCACTCAtgaataatataactataataccctttactcgacTCTAAAATTACGGGTACCTTTTTTCGGGACGGATACAAGATAAATAACGGATCGAATACGGATAACGGATATTAGTGCCTAGACCTAAGATGCATCCAAACCAGGATTGATACCAAATCCACGTGGTAGTCACAGATTACGTCACGTGATGGTAGTTAACCTAGTTTTAGGACGCCGGCCGGAAAAAATAATGTAATGTCATGTCATGTGAGTGAGACACGCGTAGATAAATAATTGGTCTGTCGTTTTGATTAAATACTCAGCAAATGGAGGCTAAAGTATTCTCTCGATATTTGATaaaaagacccaaaaaaaaaaatcagagaaagttttttttgcCAGATTTGGTaactgtttcttcttctctttcatctttctttttttctccaatgAGAGAGATGGGTTAAAAAAAGTTATCGGTAGTTTCGGATTCGCTTGGTGCAAGTCGGGAACTGATTGGCTGACACCGACATGTGTCTTGTCGTCATGGTTAGTTTGTCAGCTCCCGCCTTGCATCAACTGAATCGGAGTCCAAGGTGAAAATATAAAGGATCCGAATATTAGATCTGACTCGATCTTAATCTTACGGTAGGATCTTGAAATATTTGTTGAACGTTGCGTGATTCGTTTGATTTATAGTATTGGGTTTTATTCCAAATCCATAATATTTTAGTACTTTTCTCCTCAAAGAtttagtctttttgttttgttttgaggaCTTCGGAAATTATAGGATCTAGGGTTTTGGAGCTATATAGATCTTAACATGTTTAATGGGTGATTGAATTTAGATTTCAACAGTTTCTGATGGTTTATGGTTTATGTGgtttttgagcttttttttttagggtttaattatGTTGGTTCTACGGTTGCTACGTTATTGATGATGAGATTTGATTGTGATCAATTCAATTTCTTTATAGGTAAAAAAGGTATATAATTGAATCCGATGTATTAAATTTGTTTGGTAAAGTTTTGTCCTTAAGTTTTTGGTTCGGTTATATAGAAGTTGACCATGCTTGCTTACAATACCGTTCAATTATGTCAAATCGGGTTATATGGGTGATCGGCTGATAATGATGAATTGAATTTGGTTAATGTGTGATCTTAATACAATTAGATTGGGCCGAAGAGAAATGGAGAAAGGTATTCTTGCAGATGCAAATTTCTTCTCTCAATATCCTAATAtaagctttttgtttgttgcctAACCTTATTTCTTATGCATTTTTGTGTTTACTTTTTGATAACGATAGTCAATACTTCTCAATAACaaagaacagagaaaacagaacaataacTTTTAATTGATAATAATGAAGCAACGGTAAACGCAAATTCATCTTCTCACTTTGCAAGAGTCTCCAACAGAGATCCGTAAAGCTCGCATGTGTTTGAGTCCGGTCCGATCCAGTCCGAAATATTTTCGAGCCTATATTTTAAAGTACGAATATGATCCTAACAGGGTTACAAGGCTTTTCGGGCTTATCTTACAAATCAATAATTTAGACTTATAAGTCTTAAAAATCATTGTTTAAAGATGAGTGTTTAAAGATGCAcagtaaaacaaatcaatcaaaattctAATAACTCATCTttattcactacaaccaacttaatttaaaaggaaaatttttaaactaaataaaattttatactttaaccaaataaaacaatgtatcttattatataaaccatggttctcaaagttagtaactcactagatcgtgacacgtgttagttttaacgattagagatcaaaattaaaaattcaccagatcgtgacacgtgtcaattttaacgattaaatatcataGTAATTCATCAtattgtgacacgtgtcaattttaacgatcagaaatcacaatTTTAAAGGTTGGTAAAAGAAAGcgtaagataattgtaatcttactatatttaaaaaaacaactaagataAATATACTCTGTGCCatccatatcaaagtttcactgttacaaaagattctcaaccactacatggtaaaataaataaactatgtGTCATTCATATTTGGTCGTATAATTATTCTATATAAcctaacatattaaattttatatctttgtttgcacaaaaaaataaataaataaattttatgtctcTATGGTTAGCCAATTTCGGACATTGAGTACTGCAACAAGATTTGTGAAGGAACATGCGAAGAAAACGAAAATCATGAAGAACCGATTAAacgaatttttttattatattaaaactttaatttactatataaaGTAGGATTTTCAAATTAGCTATTAAcatgatcatgacacgtgtcaagtacactgatgagatgttgacacatgtcaaaaaatattatttttcaaaacagataATTAAGAAGATAAcatcaaatctaaataaaatttacatatttatatctaaaaaaaattctaaatcaaaaaaaaaattaacaaaactaatctattttccattgtacgttacttatattatacatgttttctcaataagattttgacatgtataaacaaaaatgtaattcACTAACCATGTATATTATTagcttattaataaataaatagtgaataacaaatttataaagaataacataagttatgtcaaaagaattattatttttcaaacataataggacatctaattaagaaaaaaacattatatctacatgacattacatgtttttatcgaaatctttgatttttgattttttttttcttatataattttgtcgatctattgcatgggtttttgatttgtgcgggtttttcaatggaagctatcagatgcaataaaattgaagtatataagcccgctaatttaatcaagaatggagacactgatggaggttccaaaagtgattctacagttagtagcattataagttcggaagataagtcggtggttgatgtttttggtcaaaatttagattgtcttttctgaataatgttgatgattccggtattgacaagagctgcttgatcgagtaattgagaagcagtttcaaatttgggaaattggaacggtataccattttaaaattggtttcaaaccggatttatgtggttttctattgAATTAGGTTCGCAAAACCGTTTAAACcagatatatagagaaatacATGAGAATTTTTTATTCgagtaaaaataagttgagaatttatgattcgagaatatttgagacgagatcatagctttaagttgttttggtacaattggatatttctgaagagtaaataggtcgttgatccttaacgtgattatgacatatgtcatattTTGGATTGTacataaagtttttatttcGTATATCTGAAtcatctaagacttatatataccatcctgattataattttcaactttttattattatattacattaatttttttttcaatttttttaactttattgggttagtcataaaatcattgtaatcgagtagataattttcaccagttgttcatccaaaatatctttggagtaaaaaatacttcatggttaaagaaattatgtcacaaaacaattttagtaattataagaactataattatgctaaaatgaaagtaaagcaacataaaatttgtttaatttttttagaagacattttataggtggtgataaagagcatattttaacaatataataattttgggtgtaagaacatatttttaatggtaaaacatagagtaaaattatacGTGGTTACTTATTaaatgttgctttgatgaatttgttgcatgtaaaatattttgtaaataagttgtgaaacatttttgaaatttgacaataataatatttgtaatgatgagtatttgacaaaagttttagtgggatataatttagctttagattattgtaataattgttataatatattaaaaatatataaacataaataaatgtatgaagtaacttaaattctttataaatttactttaagaaataattttttttatatattttcaaaaaattgtttaaggtttatgatttattttcatcaacaatttttaaacccgcacatcgtaCGGGCCTTATCTAGTAATTCATATAAAGTATCAcagataaaaattttaaaagtattaagcaaggttattaagtaaatagacaaactaggattagagttttaaactttatttacaataaatcattaatcaaatattgcaatctaataaaaaatattaacaaaaaagtacaaatatatttgttaaaggacTTTTTGGGTTAGTACGAGCCCGGTCGGGCTCCAAATTCTCTTATATTCCAAATGGGCTGAGCCCGAAAAACCCGGTTttttatgaacatatatatttaaacccgAATCCAGTATTTTTCAGGATCGGACCGGACCAGCCCACGGACTTTAGCCCTAATTGACATACCTACTCATCATACATATTGACAGTTTACCACCGAATAAAAGGACATGTATTGcctttttcatcttttcttttgtcttttaaagattttgttggatctaaaaatatcaaatacaaGAATGAAAAACGggaaaatgtagaaaaaattatGCACTTACCAAATATctaacttctttttattttttttcaaatacattatgaatttttgttgattttctaAAACGATCACCAACTTCCTAAGTTGATTTTGTCATAAAACATGATTTTGAGTTGTTACACGCAACAATTTGTAACCATATTCTATATATAGGACAAAGTCATGTTCTAAAATACGATATTTACATAGAGAACATTTAAAacccaatttatatatatatatacatttatcatatattattgtgtGAAACTAAATAAGCAGAAATAATGAAATGACGttcaaaccaaacaatacaTTGAACATTCCAATTACGTTGAGAATTAGATATACAAGAAATTAGTGATATAGCAAcacagaaaaaatattattgcaaCAAACCAAGatatcattaacaaaaaatagaatTGCAGTAGAGCTCCTATCAATTGcatcttgtttgtttaaatttttagcATACAACTCTCAAATGTAACGTTGATGTAcacaatatatatcaaataatttttataatttgttaatatcaatttatttatttgataaaatatgatattttgataaaatatgatataaaattagcATTTGcagaaacatataaaaatattctgACGAGGAATACAAGTTAAACGACACTTTTTATCGCAGGTTATATTTTGTAAATCCACCATATGCGGCGAAGCTTCATGATGCAAAACAAGCTGAGGAGTTTTTTCAGGCAATAAACTTCGTGTTGCTTCAACACCCCGAAATGTTACGATAGTCATCACTACAAAACAAAccatattttttcttatgaattataaacataaacatgTACTTTCATACATATATGAAATGTAAAACTAACCAGATGTAACAATCAAGAAAATAACGAAAGCAAacttcattgtttttttctccatgtaattatctattacaAAAGTTGATAAGGATATGGTTGGTATCTAAGGCTGATTGAG
It encodes the following:
- the LOC104724889 gene encoding uncharacterized protein LOC104724889 — its product is MDLGGLVSGLVSSSVYLMTRPIFLCIHACVFCLRTALVTTFVSTDMVTSAIWFNLSMLWRAVWGTIWGSILLFTFPIRFFASIPRERLLEQSLYELRYELESLEWNRKEIEETLREAIKEYRIMERDLDELEDEHDEAISKIEKLEAELQELKEENLQLKEGTGKDYHWSKKGKVKPKEEPSEIRNIPKPKNIPYDLKGKAEFTSVKSPLYPFAKSTIPKDEELTPRVLGLERNIAVSRSIFSAMLAVVVGIVMYKAKEQELCTPLIGALFTVVGISLISVVQFFSTVTDKPALDAVALMSLNWFIVGTLTYPTLPRVARIVVPRVFSTAGSVYTLLRGGSVPTPPELVNYVG